The sequence TGGGGATGATAACCCACTGTTTCGGCTTTGTATGTCAGGTAATAGGGATCAACTCCAATACAGTGGCCGCCGACAAGACCTGGTCTGAAAGGAAGGAAATTCCATTTAGATCCAGCAGCTTCAAGAACGTTTATGGTGTCAATCCCTAATTTGTCAAAAATCACGGCAAGTTCATTGATAAGAGCTATATTAAGATCGCGCTGTGTGTTTTCAATAACTTTTGCCGCTTCGGCTTCTTTTATGGTTTTTGTCGGGAAAACGCCTGCCGTGATTATTGATTCGTACAGCTTTTTGACTTTCTCAAGAGTTTCAGGAGTGTCGCCGGAAATAACCTTGACTATTGTTGTCAGAGTTCTTTCTTTGTCTCCTGGATTGATCCTTTCAGGGGAGTAACTGACAAAAAAATCTTTTTTCCATTTAAGTCCTGAAAACTTTTCAATTACAGGGACACATTCTTCTTCAGTGGCACCTGGATAAACAGTCGATTCAAATATGACAATAGCGCCCTTTTTGATGTTTTTCCCAATTGTCTCGGAAGCCGAAATAAGAGGGAGAAGATCCGGCTGGTGAGCTTCATTTACAGGTGTAGGCACCGCAACTATTAAAAAATCGGCTTTTGATAATTCTGAAGGATCATATGTGTATTCAGAGTAAACAGACGATTTCAGCTGTTCGGAAGACACCTCTCCCATTGGGTCGTGATGATTTCTATAGCTTTCTACGAGCTCTTTTTTCAGATCAAACCCGATGGTTCTGAATTTTTTCCCAAACTCTACAGCAAGTGGAATACCAACGTATCCAAGTCCTATGACTCCAATTACAATATTATTATCAGCCATAATTACCTCATGAGTTTTGGCGTTTCAAATGAATGCTCGATTGTGCGATTCCTGATTGTCAGCATCAAACAAAAAACATATTTTTTTGACAAAGTCGCAAAAAGTCCGGTTCCCTTCATTCCGGCGCAGGCCGGAATCCAGAAGTATCTAAAAATACGCAGATGCCGTATCAAGTCCGGCATGACGCCAATTCCCTTTTTAGACCTTGTCATATTTAAAATTGCATTCAATTTAGCGAGACGAAAATTACTTTGTTTTCTTTTTGCTAAAATGAAAATAATTAAAAAAGTTCAATTAATTAGACACTATTTTATCAAGATAAAAGGCAGTTATACCCCTCACCTCATCCCTGCACTTATCATTTGAAACAATTTTTTGTCTTAGTCCCGAGGCAATTATTTTTCCTGTCTCAACTCCGAATTGATCAAAGGGATTGTAGCCGGAAAGAAAAGCCTCATAAACGGTTTTTGCTTCATAAAATGACAGCAGTTTGCCAATGTCTTCAGGAGTTATGCTGTCAAGAACTATAATTGACGAAGGCCTGTTGCCCGGGCATCTTTTGGCAGGGTCGTCAGATTCACGTCCGCAGGCAAGAGCCTCAGCTTGGGCGATCATATTGATCCATAGTTCATGATGATTTGGAATCCCGAACAACCCTTTTATTTTCTGCTCATGTAATGGTTTTGCAATCCCAATAAATTCAACAGGAAAAGGTCGGCCCTGGTGCATAAGCTGAAAAAACGAGTGTTGTGCGTTTGTTCCCGTATCGCCTATGATAATTACTCCTGACGGGATATCGAGATTTTTGCCGTTTCCTGTAACAGATTTTCCGCAGCTTTCCATATAGAGTTGCTGAATATGGGAATGAAGAAGTGAAAGCCTGTTTGAGTATGGGATTATCCCCTGGGCCGGATATTTAAGGAAACAGTTATTCCACAGTCCTATGAGTGCAGCTATGAGAGGCATATTTTTTTCTTCAGGACTCTCGGACGCATGGATATCCATTTCATGGGCGCCCTTGAGCAATTTTGATACGTTTTCAAATCCGATGTATATTGAAAGGGGGAGTATGCCTGCTGTTGATGTTACGCTGTATCTTCCGCCAACACCTTCAGGCATTGAGAAAACACAACTGAATTTGGGTGAAGTCGACTGAGCAGCTTTTTCAGATGCGCTAATTGCGACAAAATGCATGGAAGGATCAGGAACCGATTCCGCCATGTAATTCCAGGCGATCCAGGCGTTGCATGCGACCTCAGACGTTGTGAAGCTTTTGGATATGACTATCCATAAAGTCGTTGAAGGATGAATAATCTCTGTAATATCAGCAAATCCTGAGTAATCGACATTTGACAGAAAGTGGAGCCTTATTTCCCTGTCAGAAAAATCTTTCAGAGCCGAAGCCACAAAAGCGGTTCCTAAATGCGACCCGCCTATTCCGATCACAACAACATCCGTAAAAATTTCACCTGTGGAACTTTTTCGGCTACCATTTCGTATTTCTTTTGAAAAAGATATGGCTTTTAATAAATCGCCGCGTGCTTTCGAGGATAGTCTGGCTTCATCAGTATTTGGTAAATCACAGAAGTTGGCCCTGATTGCAATATGTTCGGCCGGGAGGTTTTCCGTGGTATTTACGATCTCACCGTTAGACATTTTTTTGAAAAAAGGCCTGACCTCTCTTTCCTTTGCGAGATCGATAAGTGAGTCCATTATGGATTTATTGATTCTTTGACGCGAGAAATCATAGAATAAACCGGGAGTACTGATTGAGAATCCGGTGATTCTGTCTTTTTCTGTGGTCAAATTCTTCAGATGGCCGGATTCCTGACAGATCTGGGGTTTTTTGTTCTCGAGTGAAAGCCAGGCTTTGGCATCTGTGACAGGACTGGAATATATATTATAACCCATTTTATAAGACTGAATTCAATTTTAGCTTGTTAATTTTTGATGAAAAATCTTGAAATATAATCATGAGCTGACTTAAATAGCCTCTGCATGGAAGGTTTCCATGTATCAGGAGATGACAGATACCGCAAGAAAAATGATTGAAAATGCTTTCAAAATGGCATTTTAAGCTTTATTTGTTTCATAATTGACAAGGTCGCAAAAAGTCAGATTTCAGACATTCCGGCCTTCGCCGGAATGACCCTGAATCCTTTTTCTGGCTTTTTGC is a genomic window of Desulforegula conservatrix Mb1Pa containing:
- a CDS encoding glucose-6-phosphate isomerase — encoded protein: MGYNIYSSPVTDAKAWLSLENKKPQICQESGHLKNLTTEKDRITGFSISTPGLFYDFSRQRINKSIMDSLIDLAKEREVRPFFKKMSNGEIVNTTENLPAEHIAIRANFCDLPNTDEARLSSKARGDLLKAISFSKEIRNGSRKSSTGEIFTDVVVIGIGGSHLGTAFVASALKDFSDREIRLHFLSNVDYSGFADITEIIHPSTTLWIVISKSFTTSEVACNAWIAWNYMAESVPDPSMHFVAISASEKAAQSTSPKFSCVFSMPEGVGGRYSVTSTAGILPLSIYIGFENVSKLLKGAHEMDIHASESPEEKNMPLIAALIGLWNNCFLKYPAQGIIPYSNRLSLLHSHIQQLYMESCGKSVTGNGKNLDIPSGVIIIGDTGTNAQHSFFQLMHQGRPFPVEFIGIAKPLHEQKIKGLFGIPNHHELWINMIAQAEALACGRESDDPAKRCPGNRPSSIIVLDSITPEDIGKLLSFYEAKTVYEAFLSGYNPFDQFGVETGKIIASGLRQKIVSNDKCRDEVRGITAFYLDKIVSN
- a CDS encoding nucleotide sugar dehydrogenase; this translates as MADNNIVIGVIGLGYVGIPLAVEFGKKFRTIGFDLKKELVESYRNHHDPMGEVSSEQLKSSVYSEYTYDPSELSKADFLIVAVPTPVNEAHQPDLLPLISASETIGKNIKKGAIVIFESTVYPGATEEECVPVIEKFSGLKWKKDFFVSYSPERINPGDKERTLTTIVKVISGDTPETLEKVKKLYESIITAGVFPTKTIKEAEAAKVIENTQRDLNIALINELAVIFDKLGIDTINVLEAAGSKWNFLPFRPGLVGGHCIGVDPYYLTYKAETVGYHPQVILAGRRINDSMGKFIAEKTVKRMIAQGINIKNARVTVMGLTFKEDCPDLRNSKVVDIINELESYGIKVQVHDPISDQVEAEHYYGVKLTAWENLEKADAMVFAVAHRPYKEMQTETMKEKVAENGVIIDVKSIFNQEKIERAGLDFWRL